A single genomic interval of Candidatus Bipolaricaulota bacterium harbors:
- the serS gene encoding serine--tRNA ligase, producing the protein MMLDIRFILRNIDLVRQNTQERYAKADVDQVVALYEQTKQKRRSLEEALHRSNQISGQFKSADGATQERLKLEVANLKKTIASLKQEIAVVEKEYLGEARKIPNLAASDVPQGKDEKGNVAIRFVGETTKFGFRPLDHIELGRSLDILDFEAAGKVAGSKFYFFKNEAVLLELGLIRYALELALKYDFVPMTTPELVRDEIITASGFSPRGPESQIYSLTEGGMSLIGTSEITIGGYMADAVISEEDLPIKVAGVSHCFRTEAGSGGRESRGLYRVHQFSKVELYQFVHPSKSAAAHEEILSIEEEFCQDLKIPYRVLLMCMGELGTPAYRKYDIEAWMPCIGEGGGYGEITSASNCTDFQARRLNIKFRNSATGKNEFVHTLNGTAVAITRVVLAILENNQQADGSVLIPDVLHAYTGVQSIKPKSKRF; encoded by the coding sequence ATGATGTTGGACATTAGATTCATTCTCAGAAACATCGATTTGGTGAGGCAGAATACGCAGGAGCGTTATGCCAAGGCTGACGTCGACCAGGTTGTTGCTCTCTACGAGCAAACAAAACAGAAGAGGCGGAGTCTCGAAGAGGCTTTGCACCGATCTAATCAGATCTCCGGGCAGTTCAAGAGTGCCGATGGTGCAACTCAAGAAAGGCTCAAGTTGGAGGTTGCTAATCTCAAGAAAACCATAGCTTCCCTCAAGCAGGAAATCGCGGTTGTCGAGAAGGAGTATCTTGGGGAGGCAAGGAAAATCCCGAACCTTGCTGCTTCGGATGTGCCGCAAGGTAAGGACGAGAAAGGCAACGTCGCTATCAGATTCGTCGGAGAGACTACTAAATTCGGCTTCAGGCCGCTCGATCATATCGAACTCGGCAGGAGTCTGGATATCCTGGACTTTGAGGCTGCGGGGAAAGTCGCTGGCTCCAAGTTCTACTTTTTTAAGAACGAGGCAGTGCTCTTGGAGTTGGGGCTCATCCGTTACGCGCTTGAGCTTGCGCTCAAGTATGACTTCGTTCCAATGACGACGCCAGAACTTGTTCGAGACGAGATTATCACCGCTTCAGGGTTCTCTCCTCGGGGACCAGAGAGTCAGATCTATTCATTGACTGAAGGGGGAATGAGTCTCATCGGGACTTCCGAAATCACCATTGGTGGTTACATGGCGGATGCCGTGATTTCGGAAGAAGATCTGCCAATCAAGGTCGCGGGTGTTAGCCATTGCTTCAGGACCGAAGCTGGCAGCGGAGGACGCGAGAGCAGGGGGCTTTACCGCGTGCATCAGTTCAGCAAGGTGGAGCTCTATCAATTTGTGCATCCCTCGAAGAGTGCAGCCGCTCATGAAGAGATACTTTCGATAGAGGAAGAGTTTTGCCAGGATCTGAAGATTCCCTACCGCGTGTTGCTTATGTGTATGGGGGAGCTGGGAACCCCTGCTTACCGGAAGTATGATATCGAAGCGTGGATGCCCTGCATCGGCGAGGGAGGCGGGTATGGCGAAATAACCTCCGCATCAAACTGTACGGATTTCCAGGCGCGTCGACTGAACATCAAGTTCAGGAATAGCGCAACTGGCAAAAATGAATTCGTACACACACTCAACGGAACGGCGGTCGCAATTACTCGCGTGGTTCTTGCCATTCTTGAGAATAACCAGCAGGCTGACGGGTCAGTGCTCATTCCCGATGTCCTGCATGCATACACTGGCGTGCAGTCGATTAAACCAAAGAGTAAGAGATTTTGA
- a CDS encoding methionine adenosyltransferase codes for MDKENVHIFSAGTPCIDDAEFEVVERKGIGHPDTLCDTIAEKVSQAYAQYSLERYGIILRHMVDKIALSGGAAKVKFGGGEMNEPIRLYLNCRFTRRYQEETIPYLEIVKSTVYNHLKAVLPLLDLDRWLMIVDNTHFSPGPGVVYEADGSTQNERQFFFEIPQKEFAIFHDNSLRANDTSTAVAYSPLSTTEKIVILIETTLNGSEFKKRHPYVGTDIKVMARRIKKRIAITVCIPFVAIYTPTKEFYTEKLRLLQDVIRQLVISSFGQLDVTVSLNTRDNPSKSDYYLTLTGSAIESGDEGVVGRGNRYNGVIPFTRHMSMEACCGKNPVYHVGKVYTAICSLISEEIFKLIGIEVYVYLTSQMGRSLSDPWLACVEVCGGNVTSVQRQMIEAIIESNLASANEVTKKIVNGELNLY; via the coding sequence ATGGATAAGGAAAACGTACATATTTTCTCGGCAGGAACACCCTGTATCGATGATGCGGAATTTGAAGTAGTAGAACGTAAAGGAATCGGCCATCCAGACACGCTCTGCGACACAATCGCTGAAAAGGTATCTCAAGCGTATGCTCAGTATTCTCTGGAACGCTATGGCATCATCTTGCGGCACATGGTTGATAAAATCGCACTGTCAGGAGGGGCTGCGAAGGTCAAATTCGGCGGCGGTGAAATGAATGAGCCAATCAGGCTTTATCTAAATTGTCGCTTCACCAGGAGATACCAAGAAGAAACAATCCCGTATCTGGAGATTGTCAAAAGCACAGTATACAACCATCTCAAAGCTGTGCTTCCATTACTGGATCTTGATCGGTGGCTCATGATTGTTGACAATACTCACTTTTCTCCAGGTCCTGGCGTTGTCTACGAAGCTGACGGATCAACGCAAAACGAACGTCAGTTTTTCTTCGAGATCCCGCAGAAAGAATTTGCCATATTTCACGACAACAGCCTTCGTGCCAACGACACATCCACGGCTGTCGCATATAGCCCTCTTAGCACTACGGAAAAGATAGTAATATTAATCGAAACAACATTAAATGGATCGGAATTCAAAAAACGACATCCCTATGTGGGTACAGACATTAAAGTCATGGCTAGACGCATAAAAAAACGCATAGCCATTACGGTTTGCATTCCTTTTGTTGCTATCTACACGCCAACCAAAGAATTCTATACCGAAAAACTCAGATTACTGCAAGATGTGATCAGACAACTGGTAATCTCAAGTTTCGGGCAGTTAGATGTTACTGTCTCGCTCAACACGAGGGATAATCCGAGCAAATCAGATTATTACCTCACCCTAACAGGGAGCGCAATCGAAAGCGGTGACGAAGGAGTGGTTGGGCGAGGAAACCGGTACAATGGGGTCATTCCCTTTACCAGGCACATGAGCATGGAGGCTTGCTGTGGCAAAAACCCTGTCTACCACGTAGGCAAGGTGTACACGGCAATCTGCTCCCTTATCTCCGAGGAAATCTTCAAGCTCATAGGGATTGAGGTGTACGTCTACCTCACTTCACAAATGGGTAGAAGTCTATCAGATCCATGGTTGGCCTGTGTTGAGGTCTGCGGTGGAAACGTAACTTCTGTTCAACGCCAAATGATTGAAGCAATCATCGAGAGCAACCTCGCCAGTGCCAACGAAGTTACTAAAAAGATCGTTAACGGAGAACTCAATTTATACTGA
- a CDS encoding Type 1 glutamine amidotransferase-like domain-containing protein translates to MQKIKEKNRIYLSGGGNEKQSFLLDKFFFSTLPVNGRFLYVPIALRDSKIYLTVRLWMNSVIKLHERDDIQFEVIDDPSKYKFNYLINFNGIYIGGGNTWDLMDELKNSGFADALIKYYKSGGQVYGGSAGAIILGKRIDTQDDKNKIGLQDNAGLNLLHDFSVACHFKNNQNNRFKSWAMNNNLPIVCLSEGAGMIIENNVASCIGERFCTIYSATGVKTDISSGGLFNL, encoded by the coding sequence ATGCAAAAAATAAAGGAGAAAAACCGAATATATTTGTCGGGGGGTGGCAATGAGAAACAATCATTCCTCCTTGACAAATTTTTTTTTAGCACATTGCCTGTAAATGGGCGTTTTTTATATGTGCCAATTGCTCTTCGTGATTCTAAGATTTATCTCACAGTGCGCTTGTGGATGAATAGCGTTATTAAACTTCATGAGAGAGATGATATTCAGTTTGAGGTAATTGATGATCCTTCTAAATATAAATTTAATTATTTAATAAATTTTAACGGCATTTATATAGGCGGAGGTAATACGTGGGATTTAATGGATGAACTCAAAAACTCAGGTTTTGCTGACGCATTGATTAAATACTATAAATCAGGAGGGCAAGTATATGGAGGAAGTGCAGGAGCAATTATTTTGGGGAAAAGAATTGATACTCAAGATGACAAAAATAAGATAGGATTACAAGATAATGCAGGATTAAACCTTTTACATGATTTTTCTGTCGCATGTCATTTTAAGAATAATCAGAACAATCGTTTTAAATCATGGGCAATGAATAACAATTTGCCTATTGTATGTTTGTCTGAAGGAGCAGGTATGATTATAGAAAATAATGTCGCATCATGTATTGGAGAGCGATTCTGTACGATATATTCTGCCACTGGGGTAAAGACAGATATTAGTTCAGGAGGATTATTTAATCTATAA
- a CDS encoding thymidylate synthase — MTQFDRLYRDGILKIMNEGFEEYNERTGHSCKIIPGLTFELDNGFPLLTLRKIPIKIFVAEQIWFIMGSKNPDDYVNKFTQIWKDFTEEDGTIPAAYGYRWRKAFGRDQLKLLIEHLAGQPGSRHGVIITWDPREDGLGNPESKKNVPCPYTFTVNIIGNKLHIHSVVRSNDMMLGCPHDVAGFGVLQAILAAKLGVKPGKLTHTISNAHIYDTHYRQAWELVERENNHPNIYLEAQPDYFDRAEKGDESLVAEIAGKLEAQYNPLGPIKGMKIVL; from the coding sequence ATGACTCAATTCGACCGACTCTATCGCGACGGGATTTTAAAAATAATGAACGAAGGCTTTGAAGAGTACAACGAGCGCACCGGACACAGCTGCAAAATCATTCCGGGCCTGACTTTTGAACTCGACAACGGCTTCCCTCTTTTGACTTTAAGAAAAATTCCCATCAAAATTTTCGTGGCCGAACAAATCTGGTTTATCATGGGCTCGAAAAACCCGGACGACTACGTCAATAAATTCACTCAAATCTGGAAAGACTTCACCGAAGAAGACGGCACTATTCCGGCCGCTTACGGCTATCGCTGGCGAAAAGCTTTCGGCAGGGATCAATTGAAATTGTTGATTGAACATTTGGCCGGCCAGCCGGGCTCTCGGCACGGCGTGATCATCACTTGGGATCCGCGAGAAGACGGCCTGGGCAATCCGGAAAGTAAAAAAAACGTGCCCTGTCCCTACACTTTCACGGTCAACATCATCGGCAATAAATTGCATATCCACAGCGTGGTCAGATCAAACGACATGATGCTGGGCTGTCCGCATGACGTGGCCGGCTTTGGAGTTTTGCAAGCCATTTTGGCGGCCAAGCTGGGCGTCAAACCCGGCAAACTCACCCACACCATCAGCAACGCGCACATTTACGACACGCATTATCGGCAAGCCTGGGAATTGGTCGAGAGAGAAAACAACCATCCCAATATCTATCTAGAGGCTCAACCCGATTATTTCGATCGCGCGGAAAAAGGAGACGAATCCTTGGTGGCTGAAATCGCGGGCAAATTGGAAGCGCAATATAATCCGCTGGGACCGATTAAAGGAATGAAAATTGTTTTATAA
- a CDS encoding dihydrofolate reductase family protein — translation MNITLMMAITADGKIAKDESHLADWTSVEDKKLFVEKTKEAGVIIMGRKTFETIGKPLPGRLNLVITSQAKEKQGQAIPGSLEFTDLSPKEIIEELKNKGFKNAILGGGAAINSLFLEQNLIDEIMLTVEPKIFGSGLNLFNNVKTDLNLRLLEIKKINENAVNLHYQVIK, via the coding sequence ATGAACATAACACTAATGATGGCCATCACGGCTGATGGAAAAATCGCCAAAGACGAATCGCATTTGGCTGACTGGACGTCCGTCGAAGACAAAAAACTTTTCGTTGAAAAAACCAAAGAGGCCGGCGTAATTATCATGGGCCGAAAAACTTTTGAAACCATTGGCAAACCTCTGCCGGGCAGATTGAATTTGGTCATTACTTCTCAAGCCAAGGAAAAACAAGGCCAAGCCATTCCCGGCTCACTGGAATTCACGGATCTATCGCCCAAAGAAATAATCGAAGAATTGAAAAACAAAGGATTTAAAAATGCGATTCTCGGCGGCGGCGCGGCGATCAATTCCCTTTTCCTTGAACAAAACCTGATTGATGAAATAATGTTGACGGTCGAGCCGAAAATTTTCGGTAGCGGACTGAATCTATTCAACAACGTAAAAACCGATTTGAATTTGCGGCTTTTGGAAATAAAAAAAATAAACGAAAACGCGGTGAATTTGCATTATCAAGTCATAAAATAA
- the dcd gene encoding dCTP deaminase, with the protein MLLDKKTLLDLLKENKITFEPNLDGFQIQPNSIDLRLGHSFYIPVSWKLNEQGRVAMSADYLDYHAPQDKLQLIKLKPGQYFEILPHEFIMISTLEKISLNNDNIVGNLQPRSTALRRGLQITGGAVDVHYSGHLIIPMVNNTNHILRLYPGERICQLQFFELKSPLSVEEAKKHGLQDAKYNEATPYGLEAKSDSQEEIDLIKAGKIDELKSKYQNL; encoded by the coding sequence ATGCTGCTCGACAAAAAAACATTGCTCGATTTGCTCAAAGAAAACAAAATTACCTTCGAACCGAACCTCGATGGTTTTCAGATTCAACCCAATTCAATCGATCTTCGGCTCGGCCATTCGTTTTACATTCCGGTTTCTTGGAAATTAAATGAACAAGGCCGGGTGGCCATGTCAGCCGATTACCTTGATTACCACGCGCCGCAGGATAAACTGCAATTGATCAAATTAAAACCCGGACAATATTTCGAAATTTTACCGCATGAATTCATCATGATTTCCACTTTGGAAAAAATCAGTTTGAATAACGACAATATCGTGGGCAACCTGCAGCCTCGAAGCACGGCCCTAAGACGCGGTTTGCAAATCACGGGCGGCGCGGTCGATGTTCATTACAGCGGACATTTGATCATTCCCATGGTCAATAACACCAACCACATTTTAAGGCTTTATCCGGGCGAGCGCATTTGCCAATTGCAGTTTTTCGAATTAAAGTCGCCGCTCAGCGTCGAAGAAGCCAAAAAGCACGGTCTGCAAGACGCCAAATACAATGAAGCCACTCCTTACGGTCTGGAAGCCAAGTCCGACAGCCAGGAAGAAATCGACTTGATCAAGGCGGGCAAAATCGACGAGCTGAAAAGCAAATATCAAAATCTATGA
- a CDS encoding deaminase: MSDSIVYPYLPEGKKILYVPENNIFIRAAQEIRDNDSTDLMNPTGAVIVKNETVIYRSANKAKLENPTLLKLHSKYCVRRILRIPSGKGYFLCPGCADHKQHAEFRAVSQAIKEGLDVLDADLYLYGHWWCCESCWNKMIEHGIKDVYLLENAHAIFARK, encoded by the coding sequence ATGAGCGATTCAATAGTTTATCCTTATCTGCCCGAAGGCAAGAAAATCCTTTATGTTCCCGAGAACAATATTTTTATTCGCGCGGCTCAAGAAATTCGAGACAATGATTCCACTGACTTGATGAATCCCACCGGCGCCGTCATTGTCAAAAATGAAACCGTAATTTATCGCTCGGCGAATAAAGCCAAGCTTGAAAACCCGACTTTGCTTAAACTTCATTCAAAATACTGCGTGAGAAGAATTTTAAGAATTCCCAGCGGCAAAGGCTATTTTCTCTGCCCTGGCTGCGCCGACCACAAACAGCACGCGGAATTCCGCGCTGTATCGCAAGCGATTAAAGAAGGGCTGGACGTTCTCGACGCGGATCTATATTTGTATGGGCATTGGTGGTGTTGCGAGTCTTGCTGGAATAAAATGATTGAGCACGGCATTAAAGACGTATATCTTTTGGAAAACGCTCACGCGATTTTCGCCAGAAAATAA
- a CDS encoding AAA family ATPase, whose protein sequence is MNKIIFGFVGEIASGKGTACDYLINKYAAGYHRYSTILRDITDRLYLEQSRENLQDLSTILRNRFGQDLFAQVMAKEVEDDPAEIICVDGIRRPDDIIHLKQLPGFILVSIVADMKTRHKRIVERAENTDDQIKTFEEFKKDHENENEKSIRVVAQDAKEKIDNNGSHDKLFEQIDSLVEKYEDKNKQN, encoded by the coding sequence ATGAACAAAATAATTTTCGGTTTTGTCGGCGAAATCGCCAGCGGCAAAGGCACGGCTTGCGATTATTTGATCAATAAATACGCGGCCGGTTATCATCGCTACTCCACTATTTTAAGAGACATAACGGATCGTTTGTATTTGGAACAAAGCCGCGAAAACCTGCAGGACCTGTCAACCATTTTAAGAAACCGCTTCGGACAGGATTTGTTCGCTCAGGTCATGGCCAAAGAAGTCGAGGACGATCCGGCGGAAATAATCTGCGTGGACGGCATCAGGCGGCCCGATGACATTATTCATTTGAAACAATTGCCCGGGTTTATTCTGGTCAGTATCGTTGCGGACATGAAAACGCGCCATAAAAGAATCGTGGAACGCGCGGAAAACACGGATGACCAAATCAAAACATTTGAAGAATTCAAAAAAGACCATGAGAACGAAAATGAGAAAAGCATTCGCGTTGTCGCGCAAGACGCCAAAGAAAAAATAGACAACAACGGCTCTCATGACAAACTGTTCGAGCAAATCGACAGCTTGGTGGAAAAATATGAAGATAAAAATAAGCAGAATTGA
- the dut gene encoding dUTP diphosphatase: protein MKIKISRIDKTLPLPKYQTAGSVAFDLYSRIDKEIPARSIDKVPSNLIIEVPAGFALIIANRSSLTAKKGLTMSNNIGIIDQDFCGSEDEINLSLYNITDEPVKIKRGERLCQALLAPVEKVDFEEVEKISDKSRGGFGSTGDS from the coding sequence ATGAAGATAAAAATAAGCAGAATTGATAAAACCCTGCCATTGCCGAAATATCAAACGGCCGGTTCGGTCGCTTTTGATTTGTATTCTCGAATCGACAAGGAAATTCCCGCGCGATCAATCGACAAAGTGCCGAGCAATCTGATTATCGAAGTGCCGGCTGGATTTGCCTTAATCATTGCCAATCGATCAAGTCTGACCGCTAAAAAAGGCCTGACCATGTCAAACAACATCGGCATCATCGATCAAGATTTTTGCGGATCTGAAGATGAAATAAATTTAAGTCTTTATAACATTACAGACGAGCCGGTAAAAATCAAACGCGGCGAACGGCTCTGCCAAGCGCTCTTGGCGCCCGTTGAAAAAGTCGACTTCGAAGAAGTCGAAAAAATTTCCGACAAATCGCGAGGCGGCTTCGGATCTACAGGCGATTCATGA
- the tmk gene encoding dTMP kinase, with translation MSGKFIVFEGGEGTGKTTQIKLLEEQLKNAGYQTLLTREPGGTDCPIAEKIRTLLKDPANKEMMPETELFLFCASRAQHVKQIIRPKMDQGTIVICDRFQGSSFAYQHFGRGLFDLNKVKEINGFATGGLNPDLTILLDIDPKIGLARVENGQDRNNLKDDRFDAEKIEFHEKVRQGYLSLAKTEVNWVVIDADDTIENIQNKIWQEIKKILMV, from the coding sequence ATGTCAGGAAAATTCATTGTCTTTGAAGGCGGAGAAGGCACGGGAAAAACCACGCAAATCAAACTTTTGGAAGAACAATTGAAAAACGCGGGCTATCAAACTCTTTTAACCAGAGAACCCGGCGGAACGGATTGTCCGATCGCGGAAAAAATCAGAACACTGCTTAAAGACCCGGCCAATAAAGAAATGATGCCTGAGACCGAATTATTTTTGTTTTGCGCGTCGCGCGCTCAGCATGTCAAACAAATCATCAGACCGAAAATGGATCAAGGAACGATCGTTATTTGCGACAGATTTCAAGGCTCCTCTTTCGCCTATCAGCATTTCGGCAGAGGCCTGTTCGATTTGAATAAAGTCAAAGAAATAAACGGCTTTGCCACGGGCGGCCTGAATCCCGATCTGACCATACTTTTGGACATTGACCCGAAAATCGGTTTGGCCAGAGTGGAAAACGGCCAAGATAGAAATAATTTAAAAGACGACCGCTTTGACGCGGAGAAAATCGAATTTCACGAAAAAGTCAGGCAAGGTTATTTGTCTTTGGCGAAAACCGAAGTCAATTGGGTAGTCATTGACGCGGATGATACGATTGAAAATATTCAGAATAAGATTTGGCAAGAGATTAAGAAAATTCTAATGGTATAA
- the gatB gene encoding Asp-tRNA(Asn)/Glu-tRNA(Gln) amidotransferase subunit GatB, whose product MKYTPIIGLEFHIQLNTRSKMFCDCDNLNEDDLPNTAICPICLGQPGALPTLNKKAIESAVKLGLALNCEIASFTKFDRKNYFYPDLPKGYQISQFDLPICSEGNFIINAGAKDGLAGRLDKEEELKRIRIVRAHMEEDTAKMIHSKEESKSLLDFNRSGSPLLEIVTYPDFRNPSEAKTFGQELQLLVRELGISDADMEKGHLRCDANISLLPENDTELNPKTEIKNINSFKSLEKALEFEINRQTLLWEKGEAPKEQATRGWNDKIQETVEQRSKEGAKDYRYFPEPDIPPLTIGKEYVAEIKALLPELPQAKRRRFMEEYGFPGEAAKILTSNKQIDDFTERAISELSEWVSTLEEVEGSKEEIWENSKKKLIKTLSDRLINGLLPILEKENIDLSESKINPENFAELITMIFERKVNSAAADKILEAMVKTGIGPSQAVVELNLEQVSDDETIEAVVDSVIKQCPDQVAEYKSGKEPIIKYLLGQVMKQSGGKVEPKKAEEILKNKLK is encoded by the coding sequence ATGAAATATACTCCAATAATCGGCCTCGAATTTCACATTCAGCTGAATACTCGCAGCAAAATGTTTTGCGATTGCGATAATTTGAACGAAGATGATTTGCCGAACACGGCCATCTGCCCGATCTGTCTGGGCCAGCCGGGAGCCTTGCCGACTTTGAACAAAAAAGCGATTGAATCCGCGGTCAAACTCGGTTTGGCGCTGAATTGCGAAATAGCTTCATTCACCAAATTCGATCGCAAAAATTATTTTTACCCTGATCTGCCCAAAGGTTATCAAATCTCGCAATTTGATTTGCCGATTTGCTCGGAAGGAAATTTTATAATCAATGCGGGCGCCAAAGACGGCCTGGCCGGCAGACTGGACAAAGAAGAAGAATTGAAAAGAATCAGAATCGTGCGCGCGCACATGGAAGAAGACACGGCAAAAATGATTCATTCGAAGGAAGAGTCAAAATCGCTTTTGGATTTCAATCGCAGCGGTTCGCCTTTGCTGGAAATAGTCACCTATCCGGATTTTCGAAATCCGAGCGAAGCCAAGACCTTTGGCCAAGAATTGCAACTGCTGGTGCGGGAACTGGGAATTTCAGACGCTGACATGGAAAAAGGGCATCTTCGCTGCGACGCCAATATTTCGCTATTGCCTGAAAACGACACGGAATTAAATCCCAAAACCGAAATCAAAAACATCAATTCGTTCAAATCGCTGGAAAAGGCGCTGGAATTTGAAATCAACAGACAGACCTTGCTTTGGGAAAAAGGCGAAGCGCCCAAAGAGCAAGCGACTCGCGGCTGGAACGATAAAATTCAAGAGACGGTGGAGCAACGCTCCAAAGAAGGCGCGAAAGATTACCGCTATTTTCCGGAGCCGGATATTCCTCCGCTGACCATTGGCAAAGAATACGTGGCGGAAATAAAAGCGCTCTTGCCCGAATTGCCGCAAGCCAAGCGCCGACGATTCATGGAAGAATACGGCTTTCCCGGCGAAGCCGCTAAAATTTTAACTTCAAACAAACAAATCGATGACTTTACCGAGCGAGCGATTTCAGAGCTGAGCGAATGGGTGTCCACTCTCGAAGAGGTCGAAGGGTCAAAAGAAGAAATCTGGGAAAATTCGAAAAAGAAATTGATTAAAACTTTAAGCGACCGGCTAATCAACGGACTTTTGCCGATATTGGAAAAAGAAAATATTGATTTGTCCGAAAGCAAAATCAATCCTGAAAACTTCGCTGAATTGATTACCATGATTTTTGAAAGAAAAGTAAACAGCGCGGCCGCCGATAAAATATTGGAAGCCATGGTAAAAACCGGCATTGGCCCGTCGCAGGCCGTTGTGGAATTGAATTTGGAACAAGTGTCCGATGACGAAACCATTGAAGCCGTGGTTGATTCGGTGATCAAACAATGTCCGGATCAAGTGGCCGAATACAAATCAGGCAAGGAGCCGATAATAAAATATTTATTGGGCCAAGTCATGAAACAATCCGGCGGCAAGGTTGAGCCGAAAAAGGCGGAAGAAATTTTAAAAAACAAATTGAAATAA
- a CDS encoding Dickkopf N-terminal cysteine-rich domain-containing protein, which produces MIYWNCKNFKIPPRREKKRGEIMKSMMFAALCVLCAFFNGCFGSVGYHEPIDDQCYSDYDCPYGTVCTGTDVGNTCIGEPGYVDEAVATDGGCWTDDDCPFNMYCQPMAVPGVNYCEWLYPCASDWDCRSDMFCDWDGYCSVSQVAVVVEDGPVGGCRVDADCHIGFYCGADGACYAMQAGCISDYDCPVGNFCAADGSCVPLTRTGCQSASDCPVGTFCSSDGLCYQSAPEPRPATCGSDNDCPTGTYCDNDGACYPY; this is translated from the coding sequence ATGATTTACTGGAATTGCAAGAACTTCAAAATCCCGCCAAGGCGGGAAAAGAAAAGGGGAGAGATCATGAAAAGCATGATGTTTGCGGCGTTGTGCGTCCTGTGCGCTTTCTTCAACGGCTGCTTCGGCTCGGTCGGCTACCACGAGCCGATCGACGATCAGTGCTACAGCGACTACGACTGTCCGTACGGGACGGTCTGCACCGGCACCGATGTGGGAAACACCTGCATCGGCGAGCCCGGCTACGTGGACGAGGCGGTCGCGACAGACGGTGGTTGTTGGACGGACGATGATTGTCCGTTCAACATGTACTGTCAGCCGATGGCTGTCCCGGGGGTCAACTACTGTGAGTGGTTGTACCCCTGTGCCAGCGACTGGGACTGCCGGTCCGACATGTTCTGCGACTGGGACGGCTATTGCAGCGTCTCGCAAGTCGCGGTCGTGGTCGAAGACGGTCCGGTCGGAGGCTGCCGCGTGGATGCCGACTGTCATATCGGTTTCTACTGCGGTGCTGACGGTGCCTGCTATGCGATGCAGGCCGGTTGCATCTCGGACTACGACTGCCCGGTCGGCAACTTCTGCGCCGCGGATGGTAGCTGTGTCCCGCTCACGCGGACCGGCTGCCAGTCGGCCAGCGACTGTCCGGTCGGAACCTTCTGCTCCTCGGACGGGCTCTGTTACCAGAGCGCGCCCGAGCCTCGGCCTGCCACCTGCGGATCGGACAACGACTGTCCGACCGGCACGTACTGCGACAACGATGGCGCCTGCTACCCGTACTAG